The Urbifossiella limnaea nucleotide sequence GACCACCCGGGCGCGCGGCGGACGCTGTTCCGCGGGGCGTGGCGCGACTGACCGCCGCTCGCGGCGTAGCACCGCGGTGCCACGCCGCGAGCGGCACGGCCGTCAGAAGTCCGGCGGCAGCGGCAGGCCGTCGTTGACGGTGGCCGCGATCCGGCGGGCGGCGTCGGGCGTGCTCTCGCGGCCGAACCGGACGCTGCCGTCGGCCATCGCGAAGATGAACCCGTTCCGGTGGACCTGGCCGAGCTGCGGCAGCGGGCCGTCCTTCGTGTACGTCAGTTCGCGCGGCTGCGGCCACGGCACCGTCTCGCGCGCCTCCACCACCAGGAACGTCGTGCTCGTCCCGTCCGGAATCTGGCCGTTCCGGGGGTTAATGCTCAGCGGCGGGCGGCCCGGCGGGAACAGCGTGTCCGGCCCGGTGAAAACCCGCGCGTGCGTCTGCTTCGTGTCTCCCGGGTCGGACGGCGAGACGTACACCGGTACCGGCACGTTGGCGTGCGGCCGGTTCTTGCCGTCGTCCCACGGCTGCGTCACGTCGAACTGGCGGTACAGGTTCTCCTGTTCCAGGAACGGCAGCAGGTGGACGCGCCAGCTCACGGGGCCGTCGGCCGCCGGGAGCCGGCCGTTCGTGTCGTGGTAGTTGTGGAACCCGAGCGCCACCTGCTTGTAGTTGTTCATGTCCTTGGTCCGCGCCGCCGCCTCGCGGACCTTCTGCACCGCCGGCAGCAACAGAGCGATGCCGCCCCCAGCGCAGCAGAACAGGATCACCACCACGATGCCGACGATGGCCGCAACGCTCATCCCGGCCGCGGCGCCGGCCCCCCCGCCGCTCCCGCCGCCGCTGGCCCGGCCGCGGCGCGGGCGGTCGTCGTAGTCGTCGTCGTAATCGTCGTCGCGCGGGCGGCGGCGGCGCGGGCGGTCGTCGTAGTCGTCGTCGTCGGCGCGGCTCATGGGGCGGGCTCCGGAGTCGAAGGCGGATTCTACCCGCTCACCCGGCGAGCAGCCAGACGCCGAGTGCGACCACCGCGGCGAACCCGACCACGGCCCCGGCGGCGACGAGGAGCTTGGCCCGCTTCAGCGCCGTCTGCTTCTGCGGCACGAACCGCTCGGGCCGGCCGAAGTCGGTCACCGCCACCGCCGGCGGGGGCGCCGCGTCGGCGGGGCACGCCGCGGTGTAGCCGAGCGACAGCAGCAGCACCACCGGCCGGCACAGCGTCCGCGTCGGGAACGCCGTCAGGCGCGCGATCGAGTCGCTGAAGAAGAAGCGCGCCCGCTCGCGGAAGCGCTCGGCGTCGGGGCCGGCGTGGCGCGCGGCGAGGCGGAGCACCTCGAACTTACGCACGTCCTGCGCCGCCCACGTCTCGTTCGGGTACTCGAGGATGTCGGGCCGGCTCAGCGTCGGCACCTCGTGGTCGGCCATCCAGCGGGCGTAGTGCAGCAGGCTGGCGCGGGCGTAGGCGTACATCGCGTCCAGCTGCCCGAGTTCGGCCTTGTGGTCGAGGTACTTGCCGAGCGAATGCAGGAACATCGTGTAGAACCAGCGGTTCTCCACGTCGAGAAGCTTGCGCGCCGGCACGTCGTCGGCGGGATGCACGACGCGGCGGATGAGCCGCTCGGCCTTCGCCAGGAACTTCGCGTCGCCGGTGAGGGTGTGGCCGACGAGCAGGGCGGCGAGCGAGTTACCCGAACCGCGGCCGGGGCCGTGGTACTCCGGCCCGCGGCTCTGGCTGGCGAGACCGGTGTCGCCGCGGGCCAGCCAGCGGAAGACGGTCTTCGAGCCGTCGTCCATGTCGATGACCCACTGCGCCAGCCCGATTGCGGCGGCGCGCGACTGCTCGCTCCCGGTGAGGAAGTAGTGCAGCGCGAGGCCGGCGGCGTAGTTCTGCTCGTTGCCGGGGCCGCCGCCGAGCGCGTAGACGTGCTTCGACTTCTTCGCCTTCGGATCGTTCGGGTCGAGTCCGGCAGGACCGCCGAGGGTGCGGAGCAGCTTCGGGTACGAGCGGTGCGTGGCGGTGTCGGCGGGGGCGTAGTGGTAGGTGTGCCAGAACAGGCCGCCGTTGTACGCCGCCTTGTCGCGGGTTGTGTGATAGATGTCGATGTCGGCGACGTGCGCGGCGAGGGCGTCCATGTGCTCGGCCCAGCGCGGGTCGCCCGAGCGGAGCAACTGCACGCCGAAGCCGAACACGGGGTCGTACTGGTTGTTGTAGTGCGACACCATCGGCGCCGGGCCGGCGTCGTAGACGGCCTCGTGGTCGCCCCAGATGTCGCCGAAGTGGCGCCAGCCGTACTCGTCGATCGTCTCGCGCTTCTGAACGAAGGTGTCCGGGCCGTCGAGGGCGGCACCGACGAGCGCGAGGTAGTCGGCGTGGGGGTCGGTGGCTTGCGGCGTGAGGTACGGCACGGCCCCGGTGGCGGCGACCCACTCGGGCGGCAGCGTGACGCGCGGCGGCGTGCGGAACCACTCCAGCGCCTCGGCGGTGGCGTCGGCCCCGAAGGCGACGGCGAACGTGTGCGTCTTCTGCTCGCCGCCCTGGAGCTCGTGGAGGTCGCCGGCCTGCTGCGGGAACAGCCGCAGGGTGATGGCGTCGGCGGTGGCTTCGATCGCCTTCGGGAAGTTCTCCCAGAAGTGCTCCGTCGTGACGCCGAGACCCGGCAGCAGGACGATCGGCGTGGCGCGGCGGCCGCTCGCTGCGTTGAGCCGGTAGCCGCGGAATGGGAGCGTGACAGTGCCGGCGCGGGTGACGTGGTTGCGGCCGTTCCAGTTCTCCCCACCGCTGGACGCCTGGAACAGCTCGAACGGCAGCGGGTACGGCACGACGGGGGCGCCGCGCTCTGGGGAGTAGCGGAGTTCGCCGCCGCGCCCTTCCGGCAGCGCGAACGTGATCGACGCATCCTTCAGGAACACCGAGCCCGGGTCGCCGAGATCCCAGAGGCCGCCAGGGTGCTCGGCGCGGCGCGGGTTCCGCAGCGTGAACTCGACGCGCACAACTGTTGAGCCGGAGAAGAAGTGTATCCGGGCGTCGAAGTCGAGCAGTGAGTCCGATCGCGACCCCTGCTCCGAAACGAGTTGACCCGTCAGATGCAAGATCGACCGGCACGGGCCGGGCGCCTCAATCTCGACCGTCCGTACATCCGCCAGCCAGGTGTGCCCGTTACCGTCCGTCACCAGGAACCCGCGTGGGCTCGGCTCGGGCGATACGCCCGTGCCCACGGCGAGGGCGACGCTCATGAACGGGAAACAACTACCCGGTCGGACGATGAATAGCGCCGCTCCCGGGTGAACCCACACGGCATTGCCGGTTCGCTCGGCGAGGTTCCGTCCCTCAAGCCTCGACTGATCTCCGACGAACAGCGTGTACGGCCCCGCCCCCGACTCCGCGATCCAGTCCAGTAGCACCCACCGGGCGGAGCCGTCGGCCCAGCGGTCGGTCACCTTCGCCTGGAGCGGAACCGGGCGGCCGGCGGCATCGGTCAGGGCGAGCCGCGCCGCGTCGGTCACGACGCCGCGCGGCCACGGGACGCCGGCCGTCACCGGGCCGCGGCCGGCGGCCGGGGTAGTCACCGTCAGCACGACGCGGGGCGATTCCACGGGGCCGCCTTTCGTTCCGGGAGCGCTGTAGTATAGTTCGGTGCTCCGTCCGGCCCGGGGGGTGTGTGAAGCAGACGCTGTTCATGGCCGCCCTGACCGGGTTCGCGGTCGTCGGGTCGTTCGCCAGCACCCCGTTCGTCGGGTTCTGCGTCTACGTCCTCTACGCCGTCCTCCGCCCGCAGTACATGTGGCAGTGGTCGCTCCCCGTGGGCGTCAACTGGTCGCTGTACGTGGCGCTGGCCACCATCCTCGCCACCGCCGTGTTCGGCCCGCGCCCGCCGCGCCCCGCGCCCGGCCGGCTGCCGCCGAGCCGCGTCACGATCGCCCCGCTGCACGTCGCCATGTTCCTGTTCGGGCTGTGCCTGGTCGCCAGTTACTTCACCGCGCGTGTCCCCGAGGCCGGCGACCGCATGGTCGGCGACTACTGGAAGATGTTCCTGATGTTCGGCGTCGGCGCGGTCGTGACGCGGTCCGTCGGGCAGGTGTGGGCGCTGTACCTCACGTACACCCTGTCGCTGGCGTACATCGCGTACGAGGTCAACTTCCTGTACTTCCGGCACGGCTACCTCGGCATCGCCACGAACGGCTACGGCGGGGCCGACAACAACGGCGCCGGCATGCTCCTGGCGATGGGCGTGCCGCTGTGCGCGTTCGCCTGGGAGAGCACGACCCGGTGGTGGCGGTGGGCGTTCGCCGCGTTCATCCCCGTCATCCTCCACGCCGTGCTGATGACGTACTCCCGCGGGGCCATGGTCGCGCTCGTCGTGGCCGCCCCGTTCTGGATCCTCCGCGGCCGCTACCGCAAGCCGAAGATCGCCCTCGGCGTGTGCGTGCTCGCGTGCCTGCCGTTCCTGGCCGGGCAGGAGATCCGCGACCGCTTCTTCTCCGTGGAGAAGTACCAACAGGACAACAGCGCCAACAGCCGGCTCACGAGCTGGAAGATCGGCGTCCAGATCGCCAACGAGAACCCGGTGTTCGGCGTCGGCATCCGCAACTCGCCGCTGCTCACGTACTCGTACGGGGCCGACATGGAAGGCCGCGTCATCCACAGCCAGTACATCCAGATCGCCGCCGACAACGGGTACGTCGGCCTGGCCTGCTACCTGGCCGTGGTCGGGCTCGCCATGTGGGACTTGGAGAAGGTGATCCGCCGGTCCCGCCCCCTCGACGACCCCGACTCCGTGCGCGCCTACGTGTCCGCGGCCGGCTTCCAGGGGGCGATCGTCACGTTCCTGGTGGGGGCGACGTTCCTGTCGGCCGAGGCGTTCGAGCCGCAGTACTGGCTGTTCCTCGCCGCGGCCCAACTGCGGCTCGCGTACTTCGCCGCGCCGGTTCCCGGCACGCCCACCCGGAGCTGAGCTGCGATGCGGCTGTCGATCTACACCTGCGTCCGCGACGGGCTGTACCACGACTACCACGTCGTGCAGATGATCCGCCACCACCTCGCGGTCGCCGACGAGATCGTTGTCCACGACGGCAACTCGACCGACGGTACCGCCGAGGCCGTGGCCGCGATCGGCTCGGACAAGGTGAAGCTGTTCCGCTCCGACTGGGGGAAGCCGACCGGCCTGGACTGGATCACCAACTTCAAGAACGCCGCCCGCCGGCGCTGCACCGGCGACTGGGCCATCAACCTCGACTGCGACGAGTTCCTGCCGGAGTGGGACTTCGCGCCGTTCCGCGAGTGGCTGGCGCAGGCGCCGCCCGACGCCGACGTGCTGCCGCTGCGGATGATGAACTTCTACGGCAGCTACCGCGTCTACCACCGGCACCCGGAAAAAGTGCCGTGGCCGGACGTGAAGTGGAACGTTCACCGCAACAAGCCCGACATCGAAGTCTACAACGACGGGTCGAACGTGCGGCGCGTCGGCGAGTCGGCCACACGCCCGGCGGTGGACGCGAAGTTCGCGGTGCATCACTTCGGCTTCGTGCGGAACCCGGCCCGGCTGCGGCAGAAGTGGCGGAACGTGCTGGCCAACCTGTACGCCCGCCGCGACGGCAAGCGCACCACCCGCTTCGGCCTGCCGACGTTCCTGTTCGACCTGTTCCCGCACCGCTGGAAGGACCCGCAGTTCCTGCCCGACCTGGCCGTGTACGACGGGCCGTACATCACCCCGGTGCGCGACGACCCGGCCGAGTTCACCCGCGACAAGGATTCGCTGTACCAGTTGCTCCGCGCGAAGGCGGACTGACCCACCGAGGATCGTCGCGTGTCCCTCCCGTCCTCCCTGCTCGGCCCGGTCCGCCGCCTGACCACGGCCGCCCGCCACGGCTGGGGGCCCACGCGCCTGGCTGACCACGCCATCCGCCGCCACCAGGCCGTGCAGCGGCTCCCCGAGCTGGCCGGCCTCGTGAGCATGGTCGCCGCCCTGAAGCCGAACGTGGTCGTCGAGGTGGGCACGCGCCACGGCGGCACCTTCTCGTGCTGGCCGACCGTCGCCGCCGACGGCGCCCTGCTCGTGAGCATGGACCTGCCCGCCGGCTCGTTCGGCGGCGGCTCCGGCGACCCCGTGCTGGCGCGGCTGGCCGAGTTCCTGCGCCCCGGGCAGCGGCTCGAAACGCTCCGCCAGGACTCACACCTCCCCGCCTCGCGGGAGTGGCTGGTCGGCGTGCTGGCCGGCCGGCCGATCGACTTCCTGTTCCTCGACGGCGACCACTCGCTCGCCGGCATTCGCCAGGACTTCGAGACGTACGGCCCGCTCGTCCGGAAGGGCGGGCTGGTGGCCTTCCACGACATCCTGCCCGACCCCGGGAACGCGCACATCCAGGTGCCCGAGTTCTGGGCCGAGCTGCGCGGCCGGTACGACGCCCGCGAGTTCATCGACCCGCCCGGCCGGACCAGCGGCGGGATGGGGATCGGGGTGGTCCGCGTATGACCCGACCGCTCCGCGTCGGGTTCGTCGTCCACGTCATGCAGGTGGCCGGCGCCGAGGTGCTCGTCCGCGAGACGGTGGCGCGCTTGGCCGGGCGCGTGCAGGCGACCGTGTTCTGCCTCGACGCGATCGGCCGCATCGGCGAGGAGATGACGGCCGACGGCGCGGACGTGATCGCCTTCGGCCGCCGGCCCGGCCGCGACTGGGGCGTGGCCCGCCGCCTCGCCGCCGCGGCCCGCGAGCGCGGCGTCGAGGTGATGCACGCCCACCAGTACACGCCGTTCTTCTACTCGGCGCTGGCGAAGGTGCTGAACCCGCGCTGGCGGCTGATCCTGACCGAGCACGGCCGGCACTACCCGGACCGCGTGTCGCCGCTGCGGCGGGCCGTGAACCGGCTGGCGCTCGACCGCCTCGCCGACGCCGTGACAGCGTGCTGTCACTTCAGCGCCGAGGGGCTGACCCGCACCGACGGCTTCCGCGGCAACCGCATCGAGATCGTCGAGAACGGCATCAACGTGGACCGGTACGGCCCCGCGGCCGACCCCGCGGCGCAGAAGGCGGCGCTCGGCCTCGACCCGGCGCGGCGGTACGTCGTGCATGTGGCCCGGCACCACCCGGTCAAGGACCAGGCGACGCTGCTCCGCGGCTTCGCCGCGGCGGAGCTGGAGGGTGTCGAGCTGCTGATGGCCGGCGACGGCCTACTGCGCGAGGAGTTGGAAACGCTGGCGGCGCGGCTCGGCGTGCGGGAGCGGGTGCGCTTCCTCGGCATCCGCACCGACGTGGCCGAGCTGATGCGCGCCGCGGACGTGTTCGCGCTCACGTCGGTGAGCGAGGCCGCGTCGCTGACGCTGCTGGAGGCGATGGCGACGGGGCTGCCCTCGGTGGCGACGGCCGTGGGCGGCAACCCCGAGCTGGTGCGGCACGAGCGCGAGGGGCTGCTGTTCCCGCGCGGCGACGCCGCCGGCTGCGCCGCCGCGTTCCGTCGGCTGTTCGCCGACGCGGCGCTCGCGGCCCGCCTCGGCGCCGCGGCCCGGCAGCGGGCGCGGCAGCGCTACCAGCTCGACCGCACCGTGGACGAATACTTCCGCCTGTACTGCCGCCTCGCCGGACGCACGCCGTGAATGCCACCCGCGAAACCGCGAAGCGCCTCGCCCGCGCCGCCGCGCTCGTCGCCGTACTGCCGGTGCTGCTGCACTACTGGTTCTGGTCGCTCGTCGTCGGCCACCACGCCGCGTTCCGCGGCGCCGTGCAGTTCGTCTCGCTCCTCCCCGGCCTCCCCGGCATCTACATGCGCGGCGCCTTCCTGACCCACACGCTCGCCGGGTGCCACCCGTCGGCGCGGGTCGAGTTCGGCGTGCTGTTCTCGGAGCCCGGCGCGGAACTCGGCGAAGGCGTGTACGTCGGCCCGCGCTGCATCCTCGGTCTGGTCCGCGTCGGCAAGGACGCACTACTGGCGTCCGGCGTGCAGGTGCCGTCCGGCGGCAAGACGCACCGGTTCGACGACCCCGACGTACCGATCCGCGACCAGGGCGGCGAACTGACGCTCGTCACCATCGGCGAAGGAGCGTGGGTCGGCGCCGGGGCCATCGTTCTGGCCGATGTCGGCAAGGGCACCGTGGTCGCGGCCGGGTCGGTGGTGACGAAGCCGCTGCCGGACTACGTGGTGGCCGCCGGCGTTCCCGCGAAGGTGCTGCGGCCGCGGTTCGGGGGCGCCCCCGATGCCTGACCCGACGCCACTGGTGGTCTTCTCGGACGACTGGGGCCGGCACCCGTCGAGCTGCCAGCACCTGATCTCGCACCTGCTGCCGACGCGGCCGGTGGTGTGGGTGAACACGATCGGCACCCGCCCGCCGCGGCTCGACCGGGCGACGCTGGCGCGGGTCGTCGAGAAGCTCAAACAGTGGGGACGCCCGCCGAGCCCGGCGCAGGCGCCGGCGCCGCGCGTGCTGAACCCGCGCATGTGGCCGTCGTTCCGCGGCCGGTTTGCCCGCGGGCTGAACCGCCACGTCCTCGGCCGCGCCGTCCGTGCCGCACTCGCCGACCTGGCCGCTCCGCCGGTCGTCGTCACCACACTGCCGATCACCGCCGACCTCGTCGGCACGTTCCCCGCCGCGCGGTGGGTGTACTACTGCGTCGACGACTTCGCCGTGTGGCCCGGCCTCGACGGTCGCACCATGCGCGACATGGAGGCCGAGCTGGCGGCGAAGGTGGACGCCGTGGTCGCCGTCAGCGAGACGCTCCAGCGGCACCTCGCGGCGCTCGGCCGGCCGTCGCACCTGCTGACACACGGCGTCGATTTGGACCACTTCCGCCGCACGCCCGAAGTGCTGCCCGAGTCGCTGCGCCGGCTCGACGCGCTGGCGGGGCCGCTGGTCGTGTTCTGGGGCGTGATCGACCGGCGGATGGACACCGAATTCGTGCGGGTACTCGCCGCCTCGCTCGATGCCGGGACCGTCTTGTTGGTCGGCCCACAGGACGACCCCGACCCGGCGCTGCTGGCGCTACCGCGGGTGGCGACACTGCCGCCGGTGCCCTACGCCGACCTGCCGGCGCTGGCGGCGCGGGCGGCGGTGCTGGTGATGCCCTACGCCGACCTGCCGGTGACGCGGGCCATGCAGCCGCTGAAGCTCAAGGAGTACCTGGCGACGGGGAAGCCGGTCGTGGTCCGCGAGCTGCCGGCGACGCGCGAGTGGAGCGACTGCCTCGACGCGGCGGCGACGCCGGCGGCCTTCGCGGCCGCGGTACGCGAGCGGCTGGCGACGGGGGTGCCGGCGGCGCAGGCGGACGGGCGGAAGCGGCTCAACGCCGAGGGGTGGGCGGCGAAGGCCGCGCAGTTCGCGGCGTGGCTGAACGGGTAGGTCGCTACAGCACCCCGTGCCGCGCCAGCGCCGCGGCGAGCTGTTGCACCGTGGCTTCCCAGGTGAACCGCGCGGCCCGTGCCGCGGCGAGCGCACCCAACTCCGCGGCGCGGCCCGGGTCGGCCACGATCTCCCGCATCCGCCGCGCCACGTCACCGTCGTCCACGTCGGCCCAGCGGCCGGCGTACACCGCGTTCCGCGCTACTACCAAGCGGTGCGGCAGTGCGTACCCCACCGACCCGTCGAAGAACGCGCCGACGCCGCCGAACGCCGCCGACACCAGCGGCCGGCCGCACGCCATCGCCTCCAGCAGGTGTAGGCCGAAGCCCTCGCCGTGCGACAGGTTCACGAACGCCGTGAGGCCGTGGTACCACGCCGCCAGCTCGGCCGCGCCGAGCGTGTGCCGCGTCACCTCGACGCGCGAGTCGCCGTGCGTGTCCACAGGCGGCGACGCGGGCGTGATCTTCACCCGCAGCCGCACGTCGGCGTGGGCCGGGAAGGCGCGGACGAACACGTCCACGACGCGTTGCACGTTCTTGCGCAGCCCGCCCTCGTCGAGCGCCCCCGCGGTGCCGAACACGACCGACCCGCCGGCCGGCGCCGGCGCGAACGCCGCCGGGTCGATGCCGAGCGGCACGACTTCGATCGGCACGCGCACGCCGTTCGCGCGGAAGCACGCGGCGCCCCACGCGCTCGGCACGACGACGAGCCGGCAGCGGTCGAGCGCCGCCACGGCCCCCGGCGGCAGCGTGTCGGTTTCCCACATCGTGTACGCGACGGACCGGCCGCACGGGGCGAAGCGGTGGAGCAGGTGCGGCGGCGCCGCGACGAGTCGCGGCGCGGCGGAATCGGCTTCGGGAAGCGCGAGCAGCGACACGACGGCGGTCGGGTCGCGGACGACGTTCACGCCGCGGGCGAGGAGGCCGCGGGCGACTTCGAGGACGACGTGGTCGTACCCGCCGGGCTTCAGCGCGATGCCGGCGAGGGCCAGCGGCGGGCCGCTGCGCTGCGGCACGGCGGCGGGGCGTTCGCTGAGTAGCTTCGCCGTGAACTCGCGGACGCGGCCGCGGGCCAGGAGTCGGCCGCCGCGGACGAGCGCCGGCCACAGCGCCCCGACGGTCCGCACCGCCCGCCACTTCCGCCGCACCGCCCGTGCCACGCCCATGCCCGCCCCCCGCGACGGCGCACAGGGTGCGGCAACCCGGCCGGGGTGTCAAGGCGAAGGCGCGTCCGGCTGGCCGAAGCCGTCGTCGGCGAGGAGCGCGAGCATCCCCCAGAAGCCGCACACGGCGCCGGGGATGCAGCACAGGTGCGGCACGTTCAGCGCCGCCGCGGCGCACCCGAGCTGCGCGAGCCGGTAGCCCTTCCGCCGGATCAGGCACACGCCGCCGGCCGCGCTCAGTGCCGCCAGCCCCATCGCCGCCGGCCACACCCACGTCAGCTTCGGCGCCAGTTCGGCCGCGGCGCGGTCGTCCTCCGCCTCGTCGCCGCCCTCCGCGGCGGGCGGCGCCAGCCCCATCTGGCGCACGCCCGGCAGCCGCTCCTTCAGCCACTCCTTGCCGCCGTCCGGGCCGCGCAGGAAGTCGGACAGCACCAGCGCGTTCGCCACGAACGACACCACGCCGACGAGGACGAGGCCGGCGCCGGCGAACCGGAGCATGACGCGGTTCCGCTTCGGCGACGGGCCGCGAACCCGCGGCGTCGCCGACAGCAGCACGGGCTCGGTGAGCCGGCCGCCTTCGCGGACGGGGGCGGTGAACGTGGCCTTGCACTCGGGGCACTGCACCGTCTGGCCGAGCCAGTCGGTCGGCACGCGGACGGTGTGCCGGCAGGCCGGGCAGGCGATGACTTCGGTCGGCGTCATTCCGGTGAAGGGGTCAGGAGGGGGGGGAAGTGTCGTTGCCGCTTGGAGCTCCGCGCCTCGCAGCGCGAAGCCCCGAGCGGCAACGACACTTGAAGTCGGTTACCCGACGATGGTCGGTTTCGCCAGCGGCACCGTGCACAGGTGCTGCACCGGGTCGGGGCGGCGCGGCATCAGCAGCTTCGCGGCCAGCGCCGTCCACCCGGTCTGGTGGCTCGCCCCCAGGCCGCCGCCGTCGTCGCCGTGGAAGTACTCGTAGAACAGCACGTGGTCGCGCCAGTGCGGGTCGGCGTACTTCGGGTGCCGGCCGAACGCCGGCCGCCGGCCGTCGGCGCCCTTCCGGAACAGCCCGCTCAGCCGGCCCGCCAGCTCGTCCGCCACGTCCTCCAGGTTCGCCGTCTTCCCCGAGCCGAACGGGTGCTCGACCTGGAAGTCCGGCCCGTAGTAGTGGTGGAACTTCTGCAAACTCTCGATCAGCAGGTAGTTCACCGGGAACCACACCGGGCCGCGCCAGTTCGAGTTGCCGCCGAACAGCCACGAGTCCGAGTCGCCCGGCACGTACTTCACACTCAGCGTCTCGCCGTTCAGCGTGAACGTGTACGGGTGGTCCTCGTGGTACTTCGACAGCGCCCGCACCCCGTACGGCGACAGGAACTCGGCCGGGTCCAGCATCCGGCGCAACAGCTTCTTCATGCGGCTGCCGCGGAGCAGGCTCAGCAACCGGCGCTCGCCGACGCCGGGTTCGTTCCACCGCGACACGAGCGCCGCCAGGTCCGGGCGCTGGTTCAGGAACCAGTCCATGCGCCGCGTGAAGCCCGGGAGCCGCTTCATCGTGTCCGGTTCGAGCGTCTCGACCGCGAACAGCGGGATGAGGCCGACCATCGACCGCACCCGCAGCGTCACCGGCGCGTGGCCCTCGCAGCGGAGCTGGTCGTAGTAGAAGCCGTCGGCCTCGTCCCACAGCCCGCGGCCGGCGCCGCCGAAGTCGGCCATCGCCTCGGCGATGTGGAGGAAGTGCTCGAAGAACTTGCTCGCCAGGTCCTCGTACACCTGGTTGTGCAGGGCCAGCTCCAGCGCCATCCGCAGCATGTTCAGCGAGAACATCGCCATCCACGCGGTGCCGTCGGCCTGGTTGATGTACCCGCCGGTCGGCAGCGGCTTGCTCCGGTCGAACACGCCGATGTTGTCCAGCCCCAGGAACCCGCCCTGGAACAGGTTCCGCCCCTGCGCGTCCTTGCGGTTCACCCACCACGTGAAGTTCAGCAGCAGCTTGTGAAACACCCGCTCCAGGAAGGCGACGTCGCCGCCGTCGCCGCGGCGCTTGCGGTCGATCTGGAAGACGCGCCACGTCGCCCAGGCGTGGACGGGCGGGTTCACGTCGGAGAAGTTCCACTCGTAGGCCGGCAGCTGGCCGTTCGGGTGCATGTACCACTCGCGCGTCAGGAGCAGGAGCTGGCTCTTGGCGAACTCCGGGTCCACGAGCGCGAACGGGACGCAGTGGAACGCCAGGTCCCACGCCGCGTACCACGGGTACTCCCACTTGTCCGGCATCGAGATGACGTCGTCG carries:
- a CDS encoding glycosyltransferase; its protein translation is MPDPTPLVVFSDDWGRHPSSCQHLISHLLPTRPVVWVNTIGTRPPRLDRATLARVVEKLKQWGRPPSPAQAPAPRVLNPRMWPSFRGRFARGLNRHVLGRAVRAALADLAAPPVVVTTLPITADLVGTFPAARWVYYCVDDFAVWPGLDGRTMRDMEAELAAKVDAVVAVSETLQRHLAALGRPSHLLTHGVDLDHFRRTPEVLPESLRRLDALAGPLVVFWGVIDRRMDTEFVRVLAASLDAGTVLLVGPQDDPDPALLALPRVATLPPVPYADLPALAARAAVLVMPYADLPVTRAMQPLKLKEYLATGKPVVVRELPATREWSDCLDAAATPAAFAAAVRERLATGVPAAQADGRKRLNAEGWAAKAAQFAAWLNG
- a CDS encoding glycosyltransferase codes for the protein MGVARAVRRKWRAVRTVGALWPALVRGGRLLARGRVREFTAKLLSERPAAVPQRSGPPLALAGIALKPGGYDHVVLEVARGLLARGVNVVRDPTAVVSLLALPEADSAAPRLVAAPPHLLHRFAPCGRSVAYTMWETDTLPPGAVAALDRCRLVVVPSAWGAACFRANGVRVPIEVVPLGIDPAAFAPAPAGGSVVFGTAGALDEGGLRKNVQRVVDVFVRAFPAHADVRLRVKITPASPPVDTHGDSRVEVTRHTLGAAELAAWYHGLTAFVNLSHGEGFGLHLLEAMACGRPLVSAAFGGVGAFFDGSVGYALPHRLVVARNAVYAGRWADVDDGDVARRMREIVADPGRAAELGALAAARAARFTWEATVQQLAAALARHGVL
- a CDS encoding Trm112 family protein — protein: MTPTEVIACPACRHTVRVPTDWLGQTVQCPECKATFTAPVREGGRLTEPVLLSATPRVRGPSPKRNRVMLRFAGAGLVLVGVVSFVANALVLSDFLRGPDGGKEWLKERLPGVRQMGLAPPAAEGGDEAEDDRAAAELAPKLTWVWPAAMGLAALSAAGGVCLIRRKGYRLAQLGCAAAALNVPHLCCIPGAVCGFWGMLALLADDGFGQPDAPSP
- a CDS encoding MGH1-like glycoside hydrolase domain-containing protein; this translates as MNPERARLAEAESKTAWWKKWGPYLSERQWGTVREDYSPRGDAWDYFPHDQARSRAYRWGEDGLAGVSDDRQRLCLSLALWNGADPFLKERLFGLTNEQGNHGEDVKEQYYYLDSTPTHSYMRFLYKYPQREFPYSLLLSESRRRTRLEPEYELVDTGIFDDDRYFDIEVEYAKAAPMDLLMTVTAHNRGPDAAELHLVPQAWYRNTWSWTPDAAKPHVSRCGPAVAHLDHPAWLDFRLHFDGAPDLLFTENETNAPLLFGSADTGHFKDAFHERIVHQDVKAVNPMGEGTKVGGWYRFTVPAGKSVTVRARLLLAPDMPGQAIADPFADFDAVVAARKQEADAYFADLQDGIDDPDEKLVQRQAFAGLLWTKQFYAYDVTTWERGDALPPKPPPGRGKVRNGDWEHLYNDDVISMPDKWEYPWYAAWDLAFHCVPFALVDPEFAKSQLLLLTREWYMHPNGQLPAYEWNFSDVNPPVHAWATWRVFQIDRKRRGDGGDVAFLERVFHKLLLNFTWWVNRKDAQGRNLFQGGFLGLDNIGVFDRSKPLPTGGYINQADGTAWMAMFSLNMLRMALELALHNQVYEDLASKFFEHFLHIAEAMADFGGAGRGLWDEADGFYYDQLRCEGHAPVTLRVRSMVGLIPLFAVETLEPDTMKRLPGFTRRMDWFLNQRPDLAALVSRWNEPGVGERRLLSLLRGSRMKKLLRRMLDPAEFLSPYGVRALSKYHEDHPYTFTLNGETLSVKYVPGDSDSWLFGGNSNWRGPVWFPVNYLLIESLQKFHHYYGPDFQVEHPFGSGKTANLEDVADELAGRLSGLFRKGADGRRPAFGRHPKYADPHWRDHVLFYEYFHGDDGGGLGASHQTGWTALAAKLLMPRRPDPVQHLCTVPLAKPTIVG